The segment CGCCTCGCTCCGCTCGGACGCCGCCTCGGGCGACTCGCCCGGCGACACCATCTCCTCGGCCACCGGCTCCGCCTGGCGGATCGAGCGCGACTTCCTCGCGTTCAGCGCCCGGTTCGTCACGATCCGGTAGAGCCACGGCCCGAACGGCCGGCTCGTGTCGAACCGGTGGATCGTCTCGAGCGTCGCCAGGAGCGCCTCCTGCGCCACGTCCTCCGCGTCCTCGCGCTGCTTCAGCACGCGGTACGCGATCGCGTACGCCGGGCGGAGGTAGCGCCGGACCAGCTCGTCGAAGGCGGCGGTCTCGCCGGCCTGGACGCGCTCGAGGAGGCGTCGCTCGTCGTCCGGCGCGGTCCTCTCGTCCACGGTCGCCTCCCGGGCGGCCGTCCGCTCCGCCTCAGCTGCCGCGACTCCTTGGCTCATGGAACCCTACACTCGGCGGGAGCCCCCC is part of the Candidatus Eisenbacteria bacterium genome and harbors:
- a CDS encoding sigma-70 family RNA polymerase sigma factor, which codes for MSQGVAAAEAERTAAREATVDERTAPDDERRLLERVQAGETAAFDELVRRYLRPAYAIAYRVLKQREDAEDVAQEALLATLETIHRFDTSRPFGPWLYRIVTNRALNARKSRSIRQAEPVAEEMVSPGESPEAASERSEA